The nucleotide sequence GTTGTGAAGAAATCGTACTCATAATTGCTGCAAGTATCGCTGCTAATAAGAAACCAGCTATCAGTGGATGAAATAACACCTGACCTAGTAAAATAAATATTGTTTCTGGGTCTTTAACAGCCATTCCTGTTTTAGCAACGTAAGCCACACCAGCAAAACCAGTAGCCATAGCACCAAATAAAGATACAACCATCCAACTCATACCGATTCGTCTAGCCGCAGGAACATCTTCTACTGAACGAATAGCCATAAAGCGCACAATAATATGAGGCTGTCCAAAGTAACCTAAGCCCCATGCCATGGCTGAAACAATAGCGACAATACTGACACCACTAAATAGGTTTAAAAACTCAGGATTAACCTGCTCAATAGCTTGTAGCATTGCATCAGTGCCTCCAACGTCCGATATCGCAACAACAGGTACGAGTATCAGCGCTACAAACATAATACAGCCCTGTACAAAGTCGGTAAGACTAACCGCCAAAAAGCCACCAAACAGTGTATAAAGTACAACAACACCTGCGGTGATATACAGACCTGATTCATAGGTCAAACCAAAGGAACTTTCAAAAAGTTTACCGCCAGCAACAATGCCTGATGATGTGTACAAAGTGAAAAATAAAATAATAACAATAGAGGAAGTAATACGAAGTGCACGGGAGCTATCAGCAAAGCGGTTTTCGAAAAAGTCTGGTAGGGTTATTGAATCATTAGCTAGCTCAGTATAAGTTCGTAATCTAGGCGCGACGATAAGGTAATTTAAATACGCACCGATAACGAGTCCAAAAGATATCCAAGCAGTACTCATCCCGGTTAAAAACATTGCTCCAGGTACACCCATTAGCATCCAACCGCTCATATCGGAAGCCCCAGCAGAAAGCGCTGTAACCCCAGGGCTTAAGCTACGTCCCCCAAGCATAAAGCCAGAAACGTCGCTGGTCGACTTTTTATAGGCATATAAACCTATTCCTATCATAACTAAAAAATATAGTGCCAATGAAATCATTGTTCCTACAGCCATTTAACCTCCAAAAAAAATTAAAACCGTTCAAATAAATAAATTGTGCTATTCAAAAGAACATGAACAATAATAATATGCTGAGTTAATAGCCCATTGCCATGTTTTTCGTGAGTATTAGTATTTATTTGTGTTATAAATAAGATTGTAACCTACAAAGTTATTTTGCAGGGTAATAATAATTAAAAACAATCTATTGTAAAATAAGATTAATCAGGAATTTGTATGTATTTCTATGCAGCTAGGCAACCAATTTTAGACAAAGAAAAAAACCTGTTTGCCTACGAGCTATTGTTTCGCGATAGCATAATTAATGTTTTCCCTGATATAGATGCTGATGAAGCAACAACCAAAATGATCGAGGCTAGTAACTTTAACCTTGGTATCAGTGAGTTTACCGGTAATAAACCTGCTTTTATTAATTTCACCTTAGAAACCTTAATCCAAGGCTACCCAGAAACATTATCTCCAGAAGAAGTTGTGGTTGAGATTTTAGAAACCGTTAAACCAGGCAAAAAACTATTAGCTATATGCAAAGATTTAAATGAAAAAGGCTACACTATCGCACTTGATGACTATATTCATCAAACCGTGTGGCAGCATTTTTACCCTTTCATTCACATCATAAAAATTGACTGGCAAGACACTTCGCTAGAAATGATAAAAGCCGTTAAAGTAGCGATAGCTGAATATCCTCACATAAAACTACTGGCAGAAAAAGTTGAGACCTATGAAGAATACAATCAAGCATTAGAGCTAGGTTTTGAGTTATTCCAAGGTTTCTTTTTTGCTAAACCTGAAATGGTAAAAACTAAAAGCTTGTCGCCATCACAGATGGCAATGGCAGAATTACTGTATGAAACATCAAAAAAAGATCTAGATCTCGCCAGTATCACATCAGTGTTTGAGCGCGATGTCACTTTATCTTACAAGCTACTACGCTACGCGAATTCTGCAATTTTCAAACGTAGAAGTGAAATTTCTACCATTAAGCAAGCATTGGTGATTTTAGGCTCAGCCGAATTAAAACGTTTTCTTGGTTTAATGTTCGCGTCAAATGTTAATCCAGAAAAGCCATCAGAACTTATTAACTCAGCCATGGCACGCGCAAAATTTTGCGAACTCATGTCCAGCGAAGTTAATCCACCATTAGATAACTCAATAGCATTCTTAACCGGTTTATTATCATTAATCGACGCTATTGTTGATGAAGATTTACAAAGTATTCTAGCTAAATTACCGTTAGCGCAAGAGATAAAAGACACTCTATTAACTCGTAAAGGCGCTTTGGCGTCTTTAATTATGCTAGTAGAGTTCATAGAACGCGCTGAATGGTCAAAAACCACGACACTGATGGAATCACTAAGCTTAGAAAAAGATATCGCGGTAAAGCATTACAATGAAGCCATATCTTGGTCTGACGAACAATCAAATGCGGCTAATTAACCATATCCACAAGTCCTAACTAGAACAATCAATAAAGCCCTGAAATTAAAAAACCTAATATTTTCATATTAGGTTTTTTGACTAATGTTCATAAAACTATAAATATGAAAAGAAATCTCATATCCTGAATTACCTTTAAAAATACGCTAAATTAGTCAAACCTTATAAAATAATAAGAGCTAATGAATGTAAGTGTGTACAAAATTTTATAACTAAGAATATTGCTCAGCGATCCAATTCTGATACGAGCCGTCCATTACACTTTGCCACCACGCTTCATTGTTCAAATACCAAGCCACTGTTTTAGCAATACCACTATCAAATGATTCTTTAGGCTGATAGCCCAATTCATTATTGGTTTTAGTTGCATCAATAGCATAACGACGGTCATGGCCAAGTCGGTCTTTAACATAAGTAATCAGTGATTCAGTGTTCTGAGCCATCGCCGCTTTAGCTTCAGGAAAACGAGTCGCTAAATCAGGATTTTTCACGAATTCTTGTTCAACTAATTTTGAAATGGTTTTAACAATATCAATATTAGCCCATTCATTATCACCACCAATATTATAGTTTTCGCCAATACGACCATTTTTTAATACTAAATCAATACCGTAAGCGTGATCTTCCACATATAACCAGTCTCTGATCTGTTGACCATCACCGTAGATTGGCAAAGCTTTATCATGCAAAATATTAGTAATAACTAAAGGGATTAATTTTTCAGGGAAGTGGAACGGACCGTAGTTGTTTGAACAGTTACTGGTCGTCACATTTAAACCATAAGTATGATGATAAGCACGCACTAAATGATCGCTTGCCGCTTTACTGGCAGAATAAGGTGAATTAGGTGCATAAGCGGTATCTTCAGTAAAAGCAGGATCTGTGGCCGATAACGTACCGTACACTTCATCTGTTGATACATGGTGAAAACGGTGTCCTTCAAGCACACTGTCGCCATCTAGCCAGACTTTTTTTGCCGCTTTCAGCAAACTATAAGTACCGATAATATTAGTTTCTATAAAAGCATCAGGTCCAGTAATTGAACGGTCAACATGTGATTCAGCAGCAAAGTGCACTAAAGTATCAATATTGTGTTCAAGTAATAATGTTTCAATTAATGCTTGATCACAAATATTACCATGAACAAAGGTAAAGTTAATTTCATCTTTTACACTGTCTAAGTTAGCGATATTCCCCGCATAAGTCAGTGCATCAAGCACGACCACTTGATCACTTGGATACTTAGCCATCCAATAATGCACAAAGTTAGCACCAATGAAACCCGCACCACCTGTAACTAATAATTTTTTCATAATAATCTCTAATTAATAAACTTTGCTAGCACAATTAGGCTTCACGTTCAGCCTTTAACGCTATCATCATAACTCTTAATTGTGTTTGCCAATGCGTTAACGAAACCTCTGGTAAGGCACTAACTAAGCTCGACTTATCTAGCACACTATAATGAGGACGTTTAGCTGGTGTAGGGTATTGCGCAGTAGTTATCGGCTTAATGGCTATTTTTTTATCCAGCAAACCGAGCTCTAAAGCAATACTTTGAATAGCAACAGCAAAATCAAACCAGCTTGCAACACCAGTATCAGTATAATGATGAATGCCAGTAACTTGTTTGCTTATACTAGCAACACATGATTTTGCTAGGCCTTGAGCATAGGTAGGCGTGCCAATTTGGTCACTTATAACACCCAGTTCAGGTTTAGTGGCCATTAAGTTCAACATCGTTTTTACAAAATTATTACCATGCGTTGAATACACCCAAGATGTTCGTAAAATAATGCTCTGTTCTGGATAAATATCAGTAATTAACTGCTCACCTTGAGCTTTACTTGCGCCGTAAACACCTAACGGATTTATTTCATCGCTCGGCAAATAGGGCGAGCCTTTATCACCATGAAAAACAAAGTCTGTTGAAATATGCACAAACGGCACAGCTAAGGCTTTGCATGCTTGCGCTAAATGCCCCACTGCTCTCGCATTTAATTGGTAAGCGTTCTCTACATCACTTTCAGCTTTATCTACCGCTGTATATGCTGAAGCGTTAATAACGCCAGCAACATTGTATTGCTTGAGAGTATCCACTAATGCAGAAACATCTTGTAAATCTACATCACCACGCCCAAGACAAACGACAGTTTGCTCAGGTGTCGAAAGTTGGGTTAATTCCCAAGCAAGTTGACCTGATTTTCCAATAACTATTATTGTCATGTTCTTGTTATCTACCATCATTTATCTATTTATTACTATCTATCGATAAAGCGGAGTATTAGAAAGTGGGCGCATCTTTAAATAACAAACCTACTTCATCTTTTGCTGACAATGAAGGCATTTTTCCGTCAACTAAAGGCCACTGAATATTTAACGCTGGATCA is from Colwellia sp. Arc7-635 and encodes:
- the putP gene encoding sodium/proline symporter PutP translates to MAVGTMISLALYFLVMIGIGLYAYKKSTSDVSGFMLGGRSLSPGVTALSAGASDMSGWMLMGVPGAMFLTGMSTAWISFGLVIGAYLNYLIVAPRLRTYTELANDSITLPDFFENRFADSSRALRITSSIVIILFFTLYTSSGIVAGGKLFESSFGLTYESGLYITAGVVVLYTLFGGFLAVSLTDFVQGCIMFVALILVPVVAISDVGGTDAMLQAIEQVNPEFLNLFSGVSIVAIVSAMAWGLGYFGQPHIIVRFMAIRSVEDVPAARRIGMSWMVVSLFGAMATGFAGVAYVAKTGMAVKDPETIFILLGQVLFHPLIAGFLLAAILAAIMSTISSQLLVTSSSLTGDFYQAFLNKNATDKQLVFVGRLSVALVALVAIFLAYDRESSILTLVSNAWAGFGAAFGPLVILSLYWKKMNRHGALAGMLTGAITVLVWIYAPITINGQSLSALMYEIVPGFIMATIAIVLVSRLTAKEQPEIEALFDQVAEKH
- a CDS encoding HDOD domain-containing protein yields the protein MYFYAARQPILDKEKNLFAYELLFRDSIINVFPDIDADEATTKMIEASNFNLGISEFTGNKPAFINFTLETLIQGYPETLSPEEVVVEILETVKPGKKLLAICKDLNEKGYTIALDDYIHQTVWQHFYPFIHIIKIDWQDTSLEMIKAVKVAIAEYPHIKLLAEKVETYEEYNQALELGFELFQGFFFAKPEMVKTKSLSPSQMAMAELLYETSKKDLDLASITSVFERDVTLSYKLLRYANSAIFKRRSEISTIKQALVILGSAELKRFLGLMFASNVNPEKPSELINSAMARAKFCELMSSEVNPPLDNSIAFLTGLLSLIDAIVDEDLQSILAKLPLAQEIKDTLLTRKGALASLIMLVEFIERAEWSKTTTLMESLSLEKDIAVKHYNEAISWSDEQSNAAN
- the rfbB gene encoding dTDP-glucose 4,6-dehydratase, translating into MKKLLVTGGAGFIGANFVHYWMAKYPSDQVVVLDALTYAGNIANLDSVKDEINFTFVHGNICDQALIETLLLEHNIDTLVHFAAESHVDRSITGPDAFIETNIIGTYSLLKAAKKVWLDGDSVLEGHRFHHVSTDEVYGTLSATDPAFTEDTAYAPNSPYSASKAASDHLVRAYHHTYGLNVTTSNCSNNYGPFHFPEKLIPLVITNILHDKALPIYGDGQQIRDWLYVEDHAYGIDLVLKNGRIGENYNIGGDNEWANIDIVKTISKLVEQEFVKNPDLATRFPEAKAAMAQNTESLITYVKDRLGHDRRYAIDATKTNNELGYQPKESFDSGIAKTVAWYLNNEAWWQSVMDGSYQNWIAEQYS
- the rfbD gene encoding dTDP-4-dehydrorhamnose reductase, yielding MTIIVIGKSGQLAWELTQLSTPEQTVVCLGRGDVDLQDVSALVDTLKQYNVAGVINASAYTAVDKAESDVENAYQLNARAVGHLAQACKALAVPFVHISTDFVFHGDKGSPYLPSDEINPLGVYGASKAQGEQLITDIYPEQSIILRTSWVYSTHGNNFVKTMLNLMATKPELGVISDQIGTPTYAQGLAKSCVASISKQVTGIHHYTDTGVASWFDFAVAIQSIALELGLLDKKIAIKPITTAQYPTPAKRPHYSVLDKSSLVSALPEVSLTHWQTQLRVMMIALKAEREA